Proteins encoded together in one Flavobacteriales bacterium window:
- a CDS encoding DUF423 domain-containing protein: MRSNWFAVGALLMAAAVGLGAFGAHGLKPHLSPDQEAVWATAVQYHFIHAIGLLVLGAFAGRLPATPIRWIARLLMAGIVFFSGSLYLLSTRELIGLDGIGPYLGPVTPLGGLCFMAAWLVLFITALRQHDQR; the protein is encoded by the coding sequence ATGCGAAGCAACTGGTTCGCCGTCGGGGCATTGCTCATGGCCGCAGCGGTAGGCCTCGGGGCTTTCGGCGCACACGGATTGAAGCCGCACCTGAGCCCCGACCAGGAAGCTGTATGGGCCACGGCCGTCCAGTACCACTTCATCCATGCTATTGGATTGCTGGTGTTGGGGGCCTTCGCCGGTCGATTGCCAGCCACCCCAATCAGGTGGATCGCTAGGCTGCTGATGGCAGGGATCGTGTTTTTCAGCGGCTCGCTGTACCTCTTGAGCACGAGGGAGTTGATCGGCTTGGATGGCATCGGCCCCTACTTGGGACCGGTCACTCCGCTGGGCGGCCTTTGCTTCATGGCAGCGTGGCTCGTACTGTTCATAACCGCGTTAAGGCAACATGACCAGCGTTAG
- a CDS encoding tyrosine-type recombinase/integrase, whose product MDKKIVSGKQPVVLEHLMHESQRRIALRFPYEASLIAAAKKSGAKWSNTHRCWHTPNSPEHLQAIFAAFKGLAWVDMNGLRKKPDASASNSSVKPTSKPASAKKPIPATAQAPKAARGAGSLTSVQEAALNAMRRKLEVARYSPRSIQVYLGAARQLFLHFTNKHPNDIRTEDIEAFQHHLATERKVSNSTLNQAVNAIRYYYMNVLGDANRVTFIERPRSERKLPTVLSEEEVAALLRSVDNLKHRCILMLIYSSGLRLSELIALERRDLAVERGQLVVRCGKGNKDRITLLSRKALAIVDEYLIQYKPERHLFEGPDGGPYSPRSVQAIFHRARENAGITKPATVHTLRHSFATHLLEKGTDLRYIQALLGHSSSKTTEIYTHVSTKALGKIRSPLDDLDL is encoded by the coding sequence ATGGACAAGAAAATCGTCAGCGGCAAACAGCCTGTGGTGCTGGAGCACCTGATGCATGAATCGCAGCGGAGGATCGCCTTGCGCTTCCCCTATGAAGCGTCGCTCATCGCGGCAGCCAAGAAGTCGGGAGCGAAATGGAGCAACACGCATCGGTGCTGGCACACACCCAACTCACCGGAGCATCTGCAAGCCATTTTCGCGGCATTCAAGGGCTTGGCGTGGGTGGACATGAACGGCCTGCGCAAGAAGCCCGATGCGTCAGCGTCGAATTCAAGCGTGAAGCCCACCAGCAAACCCGCCAGTGCAAAGAAGCCGATTCCCGCAACCGCACAAGCACCGAAAGCCGCACGGGGAGCGGGTTCCCTCACAAGTGTGCAAGAAGCCGCGCTGAACGCCATGCGCCGCAAGCTGGAGGTGGCACGCTACAGCCCGCGGAGCATCCAGGTTTACCTAGGCGCCGCCAGGCAGCTATTCCTGCACTTCACGAACAAGCATCCCAACGACATCCGCACGGAGGACATCGAAGCCTTCCAGCACCATCTGGCAACGGAACGAAAAGTGAGCAACAGCACACTGAACCAGGCGGTGAACGCCATCCGTTACTACTACATGAACGTGCTGGGCGATGCCAATCGGGTCACCTTCATCGAGCGGCCGCGCTCAGAGCGGAAACTGCCTACTGTGCTCAGCGAAGAAGAAGTAGCAGCGCTGCTCCGCAGCGTCGACAACTTGAAGCATCGGTGCATCCTCATGCTGATCTATTCATCTGGCCTGCGGCTAAGTGAGCTCATCGCCCTGGAACGGCGTGACCTCGCTGTGGAACGCGGGCAATTGGTTGTAAGGTGCGGCAAGGGCAACAAGGACCGCATCACCCTCCTGAGCCGGAAAGCACTGGCCATCGTGGATGAATACCTCATCCAGTACAAGCCCGAACGGCACCTGTTCGAAGGCCCTGATGGCGGGCCTTACTCACCACGAAGCGTGCAAGCCATCTTCCATCGTGCTCGAGAGAACGCCGGCATCACCAAGCCGGCCACCGTTCATACCCTTCGGCACAGCTTCGCCACCCACCTTTTGGAAAAGGGAACCGACCTGCGCTACATTCAGGCCCTGTTGGGGCACAGCTCCAGCAAGACCACAGAGATCTACACCCACGTAAGCACCAAAGCCCTTGGCAAGATCCGCAGCCCGCTCGATGACCTGGACCTGTGA
- a CDS encoding DUF4476 domain-containing protein — protein MSKLSALLLAALMAPVAAFSQTCDLVFFTDDGAKFTLIIDGDVKNAAPASRVVATGIRNETPLCVVKFEDQSIPEVKQSGWFTMGKESTILITTNKKGQRVFRPQGEAELGTAARSEPVKPKPTEFVEDKPAQARPANTVQQDAAVGGVQQSTTVTVVEEGGGTGTGENVNMSIGINGVGINMNVGVTDGTTNQTTRTTTTTRTTTTTTTTGTVSADPVAPASKPAMKPAPVEEPYRMPGYSGPVGCPMHMSGTEFADAKTSIESKGFEETKLTLAKQIGRDRCFTTEQVKGIMGVFSFEESKLDFAKFAYDRTHDIGNYYKVNDAFSFSSSIDDLNEFIQSR, from the coding sequence ATGAGCAAGCTCTCCGCTCTTCTCCTCGCCGCCTTGATGGCCCCTGTGGCGGCCTTCTCCCAGACCTGCGACCTGGTCTTCTTCACCGACGATGGCGCCAAGTTCACCCTCATCATCGATGGTGACGTGAAGAATGCCGCACCCGCCTCACGCGTGGTGGCCACCGGTATCCGCAACGAGACGCCCCTCTGCGTCGTGAAATTCGAGGACCAGTCGATTCCTGAGGTGAAGCAGAGCGGCTGGTTCACCATGGGCAAGGAGAGCACGATCCTGATCACCACCAACAAGAAGGGCCAGCGCGTATTCCGTCCGCAGGGAGAAGCCGAATTGGGCACGGCCGCTCGATCCGAGCCTGTGAAGCCGAAGCCCACTGAGTTCGTTGAGGACAAGCCTGCGCAAGCGAGGCCCGCCAACACGGTGCAGCAGGATGCGGCTGTGGGCGGAGTGCAGCAGTCGACCACGGTCACCGTGGTGGAGGAAGGCGGCGGCACGGGCACCGGGGAGAACGTGAACATGAGCATCGGCATCAACGGGGTGGGCATCAACATGAATGTGGGCGTGACCGACGGCACCACCAACCAGACCACGCGCACCACCACCACCACGCGCACCACCACGACCACCACCACCACGGGCACCGTATCCGCCGATCCGGTTGCACCAGCCAGCAAACCGGCCATGAAGCCCGCACCCGTGGAAGAGCCGTACCGCATGCCCGGCTACAGCGGACCCGTGGGCTGCCCCATGCACATGAGCGGAACCGAGTTCGCCGATGCGAAGACGAGCATCGAGAGCAAGGGCTTCGAGGAGACCAAGCTCACCCTGGCCAAGCAGATCGGTCGTGATCGTTGCTTCACCACCGAGCAGGTGAAGGGCATCATGGGCGTGTTCAGCTTCGAGGAGAGCAAGCTCGATTTCGCCAAGTTCGCCTACGACCGCACGCACGACATCGGCAATTACTACAAGGTGAACGACGCCTTCTCCTTCAGCAGCAGCATCGACGACCTGAACGAGTTCATCCAATCACGCTAA
- a CDS encoding LPP20 family lipoprotein — MKTSKTTRTLSMAFAAVLLAGGMTACKSKKKQAEVKPDPTGETEVIIPCSGPEFFTDNKVFRANNLGESMDQATSKKKAMSNARADLAAAINTRVKAVIDNYVNSREMQNREEIGERYESLAREVVDQQLTGVKTICEKMMRVNATGNYKTYVAIELSAQELLSAYNERLSNDERLRIDYDYEKFKETFEKEMENMKK, encoded by the coding sequence ATGAAAACCTCCAAGACCACCCGCACCCTCAGCATGGCCTTCGCGGCCGTCCTGCTCGCCGGCGGAATGACCGCGTGCAAGAGCAAGAAGAAGCAGGCCGAAGTGAAGCCCGACCCGACCGGCGAGACCGAGGTCATCATCCCGTGCTCCGGCCCTGAGTTCTTCACCGACAACAAGGTGTTCCGCGCCAACAACCTGGGCGAGAGCATGGATCAGGCCACCAGCAAGAAGAAGGCGATGAGCAATGCCCGCGCCGACCTGGCCGCCGCGATCAACACCCGAGTGAAGGCGGTGATCGACAACTACGTGAACAGCCGTGAGATGCAGAACCGTGAGGAGATCGGCGAGCGCTACGAGTCCCTTGCCCGTGAAGTGGTCGATCAGCAGCTCACCGGCGTGAAGACCATCTGCGAGAAGATGATGCGCGTGAACGCCACCGGCAACTACAAGACCTATGTGGCCATCGAGCTCAGCGCCCAGGAACTGCTCTCGGCCTACAACGAACGCCTCAGCAACGATGAGCGCCTGCGCATCGACTACGACTACGAGAAGTTCAAGGAGACCTTCGAGAAGGAGATGGAGAACATGAAGAAGTAG
- a CDS encoding restriction endonuclease, with protein MSKKDDLRKQRANTVINTISKKQEKQLARAIARVVEALSQKFPGIELEYESQWLLQDVVESLKEHFPEVEFHFYHSISSMRPDGGILSLKDKNGELRPILIAEKKNQGTNDLRELEGKPKQAKGNAIERLGKNVIGFRTALLHETIFPFVCFGDGCDFADDSSIIDRVVTIAMFGKLNKIYLHVEDGKFNRGSFFFKVEQWEEEEMFKISLEIATNSVFYYFSKYGEDSFK; from the coding sequence ATGAGCAAGAAGGACGATCTGAGAAAGCAGCGCGCAAACACTGTCATCAACACCATCTCGAAGAAGCAGGAGAAGCAGTTGGCTAGGGCCATAGCGCGTGTGGTAGAAGCTCTTAGCCAGAAGTTTCCCGGCATTGAGTTGGAGTATGAATCGCAGTGGTTGCTACAAGATGTAGTCGAATCGCTTAAGGAGCACTTTCCTGAGGTTGAGTTCCACTTCTATCACTCCATCTCCTCTATGCGACCCGACGGAGGAATACTAAGCCTGAAGGATAAGAATGGGGAGTTGCGACCGATTCTAATAGCGGAGAAGAAAAACCAAGGGACTAATGACTTGCGTGAACTAGAAGGTAAGCCGAAGCAAGCAAAGGGTAACGCTATCGAGCGCCTCGGAAAGAATGTCATCGGGTTTAGGACGGCCCTGCTGCATGAGACGATATTCCCTTTCGTCTGTTTTGGGGATGGGTGTGATTTTGCTGATGACTCTAGCATCATAGACAGAGTCGTAACGATTGCGATGTTCGGTAAGCTGAACAAGATTTACCTTCATGTCGAGGATGGTAAATTCAATCGAGGGTCTTTCTTTTTCAAGGTTGAGCAATGGGAAGAGGAAGAAATGTTCAAGATTTCTCTGGAAATAGCTACTAACAGCGTCTTTTATTACTTCTCGAAATATGGGGAGGATAGCTTCAAGTAG
- a CDS encoding LPP20 family lipoprotein — MTRLLLFVAYCALMACKSGQTAQEAPPPPPDDRPEWVRSRPVSSAYYIGVGLGSKARADAVESARKSALDQMAQEISVRVEGSSILFTADGRNRFDETFTSTIKTTSQEQLEGYELVDSWDTPTEHWVYYRLSKADHARLKAQRKSAAIGTAVDLHQRAIASLAGGDLRAAIDQDLRALIAMKAYWGENDVVELNGRQVPIANEVFGHLQALTAGIRLALLPERCELEYANRFRREVLVTATFAEGKLGRDLPQLPLRITYAGLDGPVAEQKNTDSEGRLRIDVQRVAIAQGSNDLVVKPDMDALVSKDLEPEVVKALLGSLTVPEARAPISMRMPRVHMRSNETSLGAAVGDAGIAVVLREELTRSGFRLVDRETEAELLLQLNCATRPGGESNGFATAFLDMTYTFQDRKSQDIVFQGAKQSVKGIQLSLEKASLDAYKKAGQELRREVVPGILSAFQ, encoded by the coding sequence ATGACCCGGCTGCTTCTCTTCGTGGCATATTGCGCGCTGATGGCATGCAAGAGCGGGCAAACCGCTCAGGAGGCGCCGCCGCCTCCGCCCGATGACCGGCCCGAATGGGTGCGCAGCCGGCCTGTGAGCAGTGCGTATTACATCGGTGTGGGCTTGGGCAGCAAGGCCAGGGCCGATGCCGTGGAATCGGCCCGCAAGAGCGCATTGGACCAGATGGCCCAAGAGATCAGCGTGCGCGTCGAGGGAAGCAGCATCCTTTTCACGGCCGACGGCCGTAACCGCTTCGACGAGACCTTCACCAGCACCATCAAGACCACCTCGCAGGAGCAGCTCGAAGGATATGAGCTGGTGGATTCGTGGGACACTCCCACCGAGCATTGGGTGTATTACCGCCTCTCGAAGGCCGATCATGCCCGCCTGAAGGCCCAGCGGAAGTCCGCCGCCATCGGCACGGCCGTCGACCTGCATCAGCGCGCGATCGCCAGCCTCGCTGGTGGCGACCTTCGAGCAGCCATCGACCAGGACTTGCGAGCGCTCATCGCCATGAAGGCCTATTGGGGCGAGAACGATGTGGTGGAGCTGAATGGCAGGCAGGTGCCGATCGCGAATGAGGTGTTCGGCCATTTGCAAGCGCTCACCGCCGGGATACGCTTGGCGCTGTTGCCCGAACGTTGCGAGCTCGAATACGCCAACCGCTTCCGGCGCGAGGTCTTGGTCACGGCCACCTTCGCCGAAGGGAAGCTCGGGCGCGATCTGCCGCAATTGCCGCTTCGGATAACGTATGCCGGTCTCGACGGTCCGGTGGCCGAGCAGAAGAATACCGACTCCGAGGGGCGCTTGCGGATCGACGTTCAGCGCGTGGCCATTGCCCAAGGCAGCAACGATCTTGTGGTGAAGCCCGATATGGATGCCCTGGTGAGCAAGGACCTGGAACCGGAAGTCGTGAAGGCGCTCTTGGGAAGCCTTACGGTCCCTGAGGCCCGTGCCCCGATCAGCATGCGGATGCCGCGGGTGCACATGCGGTCGAATGAAACGAGCCTTGGCGCGGCCGTAGGCGATGCCGGGATCGCCGTGGTCCTCCGCGAAGAGCTCACGCGGAGCGGATTCCGCCTGGTGGACCGTGAGACCGAGGCTGAGCTCCTGCTCCAGCTGAATTGCGCTACGCGGCCCGGAGGTGAATCCAATGGATTCGCCACGGCTTTCCTCGATATGACCTACACTTTCCAGGACCGCAAGTCGCAGGACATCGTGTTCCAAGGGGCGAAGCAATCCGTGAAGGGCATCCAGCTCAGCTTGGAGAAAGCCAGCCTCGATGCCTACAAGAAAGCCGGACAGGAACTGCGTCGCGAGGTGGTGCCAGGCATCCTGAGCGCCTTCCAGTGA
- a CDS encoding helix-turn-helix transcriptional regulator yields MTIKNNTASVRQKEIVSQYLQELDKHLTDLKNGKAEKTFEIKDLAELLFVSPKHLSNTIQEVLGKSPCDIYEERLMVISKELLLTTNNTISHIAQTLTFDPSNFTKFFKSYEGKTPKQFRELNSRTELHTK; encoded by the coding sequence ATGACAATTAAAAATAATACAGCATCGGTTAGACAAAAGGAGATAGTTTCCCAATATCTTCAAGAGCTTGACAAACATTTGACCGACCTTAAAAACGGAAAAGCTGAGAAGACTTTCGAAATAAAGGATTTAGCGGAGTTGTTGTTTGTAAGTCCTAAGCATTTAAGCAACACTATTCAGGAAGTATTGGGAAAATCTCCCTGTGATATTTATGAAGAACGGCTTATGGTAATTTCTAAAGAACTTTTGCTCACAACTAACAACACAATTTCACATATCGCACAGACACTGACTTTCGACCCTTCCAACTTCACCAAATTTTTCAAAAGTTATGAAGGCAAAACTCCTAAACAGTTTCGTGAGCTAAATTCAAGAACTGAACTTCACACCAAATAA
- a CDS encoding SDR family oxidoreductase — translation MAKKILITGASGGFGKLTVLTLLQKGHQVAASMRDIHGKNKNVADELRKAGAKIIEIDVTDDTSVNNGVQKAITDLDGLDVLINNAGLGVLGMQEFFTPADFQKVFDINVFGVQRMNRAVVPYFREKKDGLIVYTSSLLGRIALPFYGAYQASKWALEALAENYRVELSGFGIENCIVEPGGYPTSFNENLIKPSDKSREAAYGDFAKVPEIALQNFENVLKNNPQQDPQKVADAYAELLEKPKGEKPFRKAVDFIGMAEHIQKYNEHHEQIMTGLYTNLEHKEC, via the coding sequence ATGGCAAAGAAAATATTAATTACAGGTGCAAGTGGTGGGTTTGGAAAATTAACCGTATTGACACTATTACAAAAAGGGCATCAGGTAGCTGCTTCAATGCGTGACATTCACGGTAAAAACAAAAACGTTGCTGACGAACTGAGGAAAGCAGGTGCGAAAATCATCGAGATTGATGTTACAGATGACACAAGCGTAAACAACGGAGTACAAAAAGCTATTACAGACCTTGATGGCTTGGATGTTTTGATAAACAATGCGGGCTTGGGTGTTCTTGGAATGCAGGAGTTCTTTACCCCTGCTGATTTTCAAAAAGTATTTGACATCAATGTCTTTGGCGTTCAGCGAATGAACAGGGCTGTGGTTCCCTACTTCCGTGAAAAGAAGGACGGTTTGATTGTTTATACTTCAAGCTTGCTTGGCAGAATAGCCTTGCCATTTTACGGAGCTTATCAGGCTTCAAAATGGGCATTGGAAGCTCTAGCAGAAAATTACAGGGTAGAACTTTCTGGTTTCGGAATTGAAAATTGCATTGTAGAGCCGGGAGGATACCCAACTTCATTTAACGAAAATCTAATAAAGCCAAGCGACAAAAGTAGAGAAGCCGCTTATGGCGATTTTGCAAAAGTGCCTGAAATAGCACTTCAAAATTTTGAGAATGTTTTAAAGAACAATCCGCAACAAGACCCTCAAAAAGTGGCAGACGCTTATGCCGAACTTCTTGAAAAACCCAAAGGCGAAAAACCATTCCGTAAGGCAGTTGATTTTATTGGTATGGCAGAACATATCCAAAAATATAATGAACACCACGAGCAAATAATGACAGGACTTTACACAAATTTGGAACACAAGGAATGCTGA
- a CDS encoding DNA adenine methylase has protein sequence MQLTIDSKPAENQAYLEGELITYLGNKRSLLPFIGKGVEIVKDRLGKEHLSFLDLFAGSGVVSRFMKMHAESIACNDLEDYTSIVNACYLTNRSEVDREELRHYLKWLDNEIASDWRRGFIAELYAPEDDSNVKEGERVFYTRRNAEFIDTARQHIERIPQHLQKFYLGPLIVKASIHNNTAGVFKGFYKNRQGIGAFGGEGANALVRILGDIDIALPTLSNHETGITITQEDAVAFSQKHTEPFDLVYMDPPYNQHPYGSNYFMLNLIANYKPPASYSRVSGIPDDWNRSPFNKPQSAKPALFSIIANLNARFFLISYNSEGFIKKDEFVAGLEKFGKLSTLETRYNTYRGSRNLNSREQYVTEYLFLLEKSQ, from the coding sequence ATGCAGCTAACGATTGACTCAAAGCCTGCTGAGAATCAGGCGTACCTTGAGGGGGAGTTGATTACCTACCTCGGCAACAAGAGAAGCCTCTTGCCCTTCATTGGGAAGGGTGTCGAGATTGTGAAAGATAGACTCGGCAAGGAGCATCTATCCTTCCTTGACCTGTTCGCGGGTAGTGGCGTGGTGTCGCGCTTTATGAAGATGCATGCCGAGTCGATTGCCTGCAACGACCTAGAGGACTACACCTCAATAGTGAACGCCTGTTACCTAACGAACAGGTCAGAGGTTGACCGCGAAGAATTGCGCCATTACCTGAAGTGGTTAGACAACGAGATAGCCAGCGACTGGAGGCGCGGATTCATTGCCGAGCTATACGCACCCGAGGACGACTCAAACGTCAAAGAGGGCGAACGTGTTTTCTATACGCGCAGGAATGCCGAATTCATCGACACGGCGCGGCAACACATTGAGCGCATCCCGCAGCACTTGCAAAAGTTCTACCTAGGGCCGCTTATCGTGAAAGCATCCATCCACAACAACACGGCGGGCGTGTTCAAGGGGTTCTATAAGAACCGACAGGGGATTGGTGCTTTCGGCGGAGAAGGCGCGAATGCGTTGGTGCGCATACTTGGCGATATTGATATTGCATTGCCAACACTTTCCAACCACGAGACTGGGATAACCATTACCCAAGAGGATGCCGTAGCGTTCAGCCAGAAACACACCGAGCCTTTCGACCTCGTGTATATGGATCCGCCCTACAACCAACACCCCTATGGGTCGAACTACTTCATGCTGAACCTTATTGCCAACTATAAGCCCCCGGCATCATACAGTCGAGTCAGTGGGATACCTGACGACTGGAACCGAAGTCCCTTCAACAAGCCGCAAAGCGCCAAGCCCGCCCTGTTCTCCATCATTGCGAATCTGAATGCCCGCTTCTTTCTGATCTCATACAACAGCGAGGGGTTCATCAAGAAGGATGAGTTTGTTGCTGGGCTTGAGAAATTTGGCAAGCTGTCCACGCTGGAGACGCGCTACAATACCTATCGCGGTAGCCGCAACCTGAACTCACGAGAACAGTATGTGACGGAATACCTATTCTTGCTGGAGAAGAGCCAGTGA
- a CDS encoding methyltransferase has product MFRFKQFTIHQDRCALKVGTDAVIFGAWVDYDDAKRILDIGTGTGVLALIAAQRNASAQVHAVEIDDGSAAQAAENAAASPWADRIRVHRMDVRRMKSDAPFDLILCNPPYYSGTAPANEERGRVAKHGAELAFDELLRCVRDSLAPTGHFAVIIPSDREAEFVALSAALELFPARRCLLRYVAHRPPKRVLLELRRMRGACAEEELTVEGEGPKSFTPEARALVADLIDR; this is encoded by the coding sequence GTGTTCCGGTTCAAGCAGTTCACCATCCACCAGGACCGCTGCGCCCTGAAGGTGGGCACCGATGCGGTGATCTTCGGCGCGTGGGTGGACTACGATGATGCGAAGCGGATCCTCGACATCGGCACGGGAACCGGCGTGCTGGCGCTGATCGCCGCACAGCGCAATGCCTCAGCGCAAGTGCATGCCGTGGAGATCGATGACGGCTCCGCTGCACAGGCCGCCGAGAATGCCGCTGCTTCGCCATGGGCCGATCGCATCCGCGTGCATCGCATGGATGTGCGGCGCATGAAGAGCGATGCGCCCTTCGACCTGATCCTGTGCAATCCGCCGTACTACAGCGGCACTGCCCCAGCCAACGAGGAACGCGGACGTGTGGCCAAGCACGGTGCGGAGCTCGCGTTCGATGAACTGCTTCGCTGCGTGCGTGATTCGCTTGCTCCAACCGGGCACTTCGCGGTGATCATTCCTTCCGATCGCGAAGCGGAGTTCGTTGCGCTGAGCGCAGCGCTGGAACTGTTCCCTGCGCGACGGTGCCTGCTTCGGTATGTGGCGCACCGGCCACCGAAGCGTGTGCTGCTGGAGCTGCGACGAATGCGCGGTGCATGCGCAGAGGAGGAACTGACCGTTGAAGGCGAAGGGCCGAAGTCCTTCACGCCCGAGGCGCGCGCCTTGGTGGCCGACTTGATCGATCGCTGA
- a CDS encoding saccharopine dehydrogenase NADP-binding domain-containing protein, whose protein sequence is MRKILILGAGRSASSLIHYLITHADQQEWRITVADKDAAQAQRMVHEGPAVAQGTALDATDAGARASLIARHDLIISMLPAFMHMDVLKDCLALGKHVITPSYVPDALWPMDADFKAKGLLVLNEMGLDPGIDHMSAMRILDRIRAEGGRMEAFESHCGGLVAPESDDNPWGYKFSWNPRNVILAGQGGAAKYIRDGQVKYIPYHRLFTDTVRISVADLGDFDAYANRDSLKYRKAYGLEEIPTLLRGTLRKAGYCEAWNTFVQLGCTDDSYAMELPESATYNDYLDSFLPHAAGRDTRTMLTETLGIDPRGEVMEKLDWLELFSNKPIGAAGLSPAATLQRLLEEKWKLGPDDKDLVVMWHRFRYSIEGQHQELQASLGVIGQDRTHTAMARTVGLPIAMACKLVLNGKLEDRGVLLPLKPAIYDPILNELEKHGIVFREEEVEV, encoded by the coding sequence ATGCGCAAGATCCTCATCCTCGGAGCGGGCCGCAGCGCCTCATCGCTCATCCATTACCTGATCACCCACGCCGACCAGCAGGAGTGGCGCATCACCGTGGCCGATAAGGATGCGGCTCAGGCCCAGCGCATGGTGCATGAAGGGCCCGCCGTGGCGCAAGGAACGGCGCTCGATGCCACGGATGCAGGAGCACGGGCCAGCCTCATCGCGCGGCACGACCTGATCATCAGCATGCTGCCCGCCTTCATGCACATGGATGTGCTGAAGGATTGCCTCGCGCTCGGCAAGCACGTGATCACGCCCAGCTATGTGCCCGATGCGCTCTGGCCGATGGATGCCGACTTCAAGGCGAAAGGGCTGCTCGTGCTCAACGAGATGGGCCTCGACCCGGGCATCGACCACATGAGCGCCATGCGGATCCTCGATCGCATCCGCGCGGAGGGCGGAAGGATGGAAGCCTTCGAGAGCCATTGCGGCGGATTGGTGGCGCCCGAGAGCGACGACAATCCATGGGGCTACAAATTCAGCTGGAACCCGCGCAACGTGATCCTGGCCGGGCAGGGCGGCGCGGCGAAGTACATCCGCGACGGGCAGGTGAAGTACATCCCCTACCACCGGCTCTTCACCGATACGGTGCGCATCAGCGTGGCCGACCTGGGCGATTTCGATGCCTACGCGAACCGCGATTCGCTCAAGTACCGCAAGGCCTACGGGCTCGAGGAGATCCCCACCCTGCTGCGCGGCACCCTGCGTAAGGCCGGCTACTGCGAAGCCTGGAACACCTTCGTGCAACTGGGCTGCACGGACGACAGCTACGCCATGGAGCTTCCCGAATCCGCCACCTACAACGACTACCTGGACTCCTTCCTTCCGCACGCTGCTGGACGCGACACACGGACCATGCTCACTGAAACGCTGGGCATCGACCCCCGAGGTGAAGTGATGGAGAAGCTGGATTGGCTCGAACTCTTCAGCAACAAGCCCATCGGCGCAGCGGGCCTATCACCAGCCGCCACCTTGCAGCGCCTGCTCGAAGAGAAGTGGAAGCTCGGCCCTGACGACAAGGACCTCGTGGTGATGTGGCACCGCTTCCGCTACAGCATCGAAGGGCAGCACCAGGAATTGCAGGCCTCGCTCGGCGTGATCGGGCAGGACCGAACGCACACGGCCATGGCGCGTACCGTAGGACTGCCCATCGCCATGGCGTGCAAGCTGGTGCTCAACGGAAAGCTCGAGGACCGCGGCGTCCTGCTGCCGCTGAAGCCCGCGATCTATGACCCGATCCTCAACGAGCTGGAGAAGCACGGCATCGTGTTCCGAGAGGAGGAAGTCGAGGTTTGA